A genomic window from Desulfatibacillum aliphaticivorans DSM 15576 includes:
- a CDS encoding MmgE/PrpD family protein, with translation MTGETIGMTKKLAGFCSTTPASSIPEEMHDHAKTAFMDWLAVTYGGKDDPLVEKLMHWAGQEGGSPQATIIGFGEKKSLGQAALINGAASHALDYDDTLVSFLGHPSVTLFPALLALAEKENKNGRELLDAYIMGIQVGGTIGACAGLDHYLAGWHGTSTLGHMASAAGCARLLGLDPQQTAWALGIGATQASGLKRNFGTMCKPFHAGRASQSGLMAAMLARDGFTGADDVLEGPQGFFEALRGKVNDEILSMLGLGWDVVNLSQKYHASCHATHSPLEAARQVVQENSLSLDHIESIRVYSSEVTMQAAANANPKTGTEAKFSVAYCVANALTREVTGMAAFTDDLVNDPQVRSLMQKIELIKDESMTALESRVVIRAKGRDYEGFSDILQQIPSLDAKQERVRAKFLDLAGAVIGRKKAEDLAGRIDHLESADMADFAATL, from the coding sequence ATGACCGGCGAAACAATAGGAATGACCAAAAAACTGGCAGGGTTCTGCTCCACCACCCCCGCCTCCTCCATTCCGGAGGAAATGCACGATCACGCCAAGACCGCCTTTATGGACTGGCTGGCCGTAACCTACGGCGGCAAGGACGATCCCCTGGTGGAGAAGCTCATGCACTGGGCCGGCCAGGAAGGCGGCAGCCCCCAGGCGACCATCATCGGGTTTGGAGAAAAAAAATCCCTGGGCCAGGCCGCCCTCATCAATGGCGCGGCGTCCCATGCATTGGACTATGACGATACTCTGGTCTCCTTTCTCGGGCACCCCTCCGTCACCCTTTTTCCCGCCCTGTTGGCTCTGGCGGAAAAGGAAAACAAAAACGGCAGGGAGTTGCTGGACGCCTATATCATGGGAATCCAGGTGGGAGGAACCATCGGCGCCTGCGCCGGCCTGGATCATTACCTGGCGGGCTGGCACGGCACATCCACCCTGGGCCACATGGCCTCGGCCGCGGGTTGCGCCCGGCTGTTGGGCCTGGATCCGCAGCAGACCGCCTGGGCTTTGGGCATCGGCGCCACCCAGGCTTCGGGGCTCAAACGCAATTTCGGCACAATGTGCAAGCCCTTTCATGCGGGCCGGGCGAGCCAGTCCGGGCTGATGGCGGCCATGCTGGCAAGAGATGGCTTCACCGGCGCCGATGACGTGCTGGAGGGGCCCCAGGGCTTTTTCGAGGCGCTTCGCGGCAAGGTGAACGACGAAATCCTGTCCATGCTGGGCCTGGGGTGGGACGTGGTCAACCTGAGCCAGAAATATCACGCCTCATGCCACGCCACCCACTCGCCTTTGGAGGCCGCCAGGCAGGTGGTGCAGGAAAACAGCCTGAGCCTGGACCATATTGAAAGCATCCGGGTTTACTCCTCCGAGGTCACCATGCAGGCAGCGGCCAACGCCAATCCCAAAACCGGAACCGAAGCCAAGTTCTCCGTAGCCTATTGCGTGGCCAACGCCCTCACCCGCGAAGTCACGGGCATGGCCGCCTTTACCGACGATTTGGTGAACGATCCCCAGGTAAGAAGCCTGATGCAAAAAATTGAATTGATTAAGGATGAATCCATGACCGCCCTGGAATCCCGGGTTGTAATCAGGGCCAAGGGCCGGGACTACGAAGGCTTTTCCGACATCCTCCAGCAAATTCCTTCCCTGGACGCCAAGCAAGAGCGCGTCAGAGCCAAGTTCCTGGACCTGGCGGGCGCTGTTATCGGCCGCAAAAAGGCGGAAGATCTTGCCGGAAGGATCGATCACTTGGAATCGGCGGACATGGCGGACTTTGCGGCGACTCTGTAA
- a CDS encoding cobalamin B12-binding domain-containing protein: MNNKKIRVLIAKPGLDGHERGARIIAYGLRDAGFEVIYTGLRQSPEQIVSAALQEDVDVIGLSILSGAHLSLTQKVVDQLKSKNAEDILLIVGGVIPEQDVASLKEMGVAGVFTAGSAVSQVAGFISESVAC; the protein is encoded by the coding sequence ATGAACAACAAAAAAATTCGTGTACTCATAGCCAAACCAGGTTTGGACGGCCACGAGCGAGGGGCGAGAATTATCGCCTACGGCCTGCGGGACGCAGGCTTTGAGGTCATTTATACGGGTTTGCGCCAGAGCCCGGAGCAAATCGTGAGCGCAGCCCTGCAGGAGGATGTGGACGTGATCGGCCTGTCCATTTTATCCGGCGCCCACCTGAGCCTGACCCAAAAGGTGGTGGATCAGCTCAAAAGCAAAAACGCCGAGGACATCCTGCTGATTGTGGGCGGCGTGATTCCCGAACAGGACGTGGCCTCGCTCAAAGAAATGGGCGTGGCGGGCGTGTTCACCGCCGGCTCCGCCGTCTCTCAGGTGGCCGGATTCATATCGGAATCGGTCGCCTGCTGA
- a CDS encoding sigma-54-dependent Fis family transcriptional regulator, which translates to MPNTQKASSKTPKDSLQAAKEKASPESSRGEQLQELEAALKALANENQFFETLIRGLPGIFYCFNDKLQVLRWNRNVETVTGYTEEEVGSISLLTLFKGGDKSLIRKSIKDVFVNGEGLAESTIVTKDGKKIPYMFTGVSTRINGAPYLMGMGLDISARKAAERSLRESEALYRLLGERITEGVVLAHRNRFLFANEAAASMFGYTREEFLAKTPESMAAEPFRPYFLELYEALESGAAEERTFQARCLHKMGNELWVEGKANFITWKGRPSLLLTARDITETKLRELSMQEEAENLRRENVNLRSSMRDRYRFGNIIGKSTAMQEVYELILNAAAGEANVIIYGESGTGKELAARAIHKMSKRADQPFVPVNCAAIPANLLESEFFGSRKGAFTGAHSNKEGFLDLANGGTLFLDEVGELDIMLQVKLLRAIEGGGYTPVGGNAVKFSDFRIIAATNRNLLEQARAGKMREDFFFRIHIIPINLPPLRQRRDDIPLLAEHFLKVYSGGQGQAVLPGKVLDALVAYDWPGNVRELQNVIQRYLTVNRLDFISPEPVQAKAPLSEAMENGADLRGATENVEKALIKKALDQHRGHKSRTAESLGISRKTLFRKMKRLGLS; encoded by the coding sequence ATGCCTAATACTCAAAAAGCGTCCTCGAAGACCCCAAAAGACAGCCTCCAGGCTGCAAAAGAAAAGGCTTCGCCCGAAAGCTCCCGGGGGGAGCAGCTTCAGGAACTGGAAGCGGCCTTAAAGGCCCTGGCCAACGAAAACCAGTTTTTCGAAACCCTCATCCGGGGCCTGCCGGGCATATTCTATTGCTTTAATGACAAGCTCCAGGTGCTTCGCTGGAACCGGAACGTGGAAACCGTCACCGGATACACCGAGGAGGAAGTGGGTTCCATCAGCCTGCTCACCTTGTTCAAAGGCGGGGACAAGAGCCTGATCCGCAAGAGCATCAAGGACGTATTCGTAAACGGAGAGGGGTTGGCTGAATCCACCATTGTCACCAAGGATGGCAAAAAGATTCCCTATATGTTCACGGGGGTCAGCACCCGAATCAATGGAGCGCCCTATCTCATGGGCATGGGCCTGGACATCTCGGCCAGGAAAGCCGCGGAACGGAGCCTCAGGGAATCGGAAGCGCTCTATCGCCTGCTGGGAGAGCGCATTACCGAAGGGGTCGTGCTGGCCCACCGGAACAGATTTCTGTTCGCCAACGAAGCCGCGGCTTCCATGTTTGGCTACACCAGGGAGGAGTTCCTCGCCAAAACCCCGGAATCTATGGCGGCTGAGCCGTTTCGCCCCTATTTTCTGGAATTGTACGAGGCCCTGGAGTCCGGCGCTGCGGAGGAACGCACATTCCAGGCCCGTTGCCTGCACAAGATGGGCAATGAACTCTGGGTGGAGGGCAAGGCCAATTTTATCACCTGGAAAGGAAGGCCCAGCCTGCTGCTCACCGCCCGCGACATCACGGAAACAAAACTCAGGGAGCTCTCCATGCAGGAGGAAGCGGAAAACCTGCGCCGGGAAAACGTCAACCTTCGCTCCTCCATGCGGGACCGCTACCGGTTTGGCAATATCATCGGCAAAAGCACAGCCATGCAGGAAGTGTACGAGCTCATCCTCAACGCGGCTGCGGGCGAAGCCAATGTCATTATTTACGGCGAATCCGGAACCGGCAAGGAACTGGCGGCCAGAGCCATCCACAAAATGAGTAAAAGGGCCGACCAGCCTTTTGTTCCCGTAAACTGCGCGGCCATCCCGGCCAATCTTCTGGAAAGCGAGTTTTTCGGAAGCCGCAAAGGCGCCTTCACCGGCGCCCATTCCAACAAGGAAGGCTTCCTGGACCTGGCCAACGGCGGAACCCTGTTTTTGGACGAAGTGGGTGAACTGGACATCATGCTGCAAGTCAAACTCCTCCGGGCCATTGAAGGAGGAGGCTACACCCCCGTGGGCGGCAATGCCGTCAAATTTTCCGACTTCCGCATTATCGCCGCCACCAACCGCAACCTCCTGGAACAAGCCCGGGCCGGCAAGATGCGCGAGGATTTTTTCTTCAGAATTCACATCATCCCCATCAACCTGCCGCCCCTGCGCCAGCGCCGGGACGACATTCCCCTGCTGGCGGAGCACTTCCTGAAAGTCTATTCCGGAGGCCAGGGCCAGGCTGTCCTGCCCGGCAAGGTCCTGGACGCACTGGTCGCCTACGACTGGCCGGGCAATGTGCGGGAGCTCCAAAACGTGATCCAGCGCTACCTCACGGTAAATCGCCTGGACTTCATCTCTCCCGAACCGGTGCAGGCCAAGGCGCCCCTATCCGAAGCCATGGAAAACGGGGCTGATCTCAGAGGCGCTACTGAAAACGTGGAAAAGGCCCTGATCAAAAAAGCCCTGGACCAGCATCGGGGGCACAAGTCCCGAACCGCCGAGTCTTTAGGCATCTCCCGCAAGACCCTTTTTCGTAAGATGAAGCGCCTGGGTCTGTCGTGA
- a CDS encoding methylmalonyl-CoA mutase family protein, giving the protein MKDNQTKCDCREKREQIAREEKSWRENLLDKRVSQYNLEKSPTSFYTPNAIRDFDFLEKVGFPGQYPFTAGNAPFDFAKANEKLAAQANYRPDWGGARGVGKYGGFGAAADYRDYLKRMHSMGRFGGPNMAFDLVTQCGYDSDSPMAEGEVGRVGVAIDSFRDFCVIYEPYTGDLEIDKVPSNFTINAPCAIIIAMYAELARSRGIDPAALRGTPQNDILKEFIARGTYIYPAGPSLRLFRDALQFMRKHMPLLNVNSIGGYHIREAGATRTQDLAFSLANAAAYIQEGINAGLDPNDFLTKFTFNAFGGSMEIYKEIAFHRASRRMYARMLKEEFGVTNPKAMTIRQPITAHIGCSSTTLQRTLNNWPRAVVGGVAAGMTGSLPGVFPPWDEPLGLGHSQEAVQMQLDATRILMHETGLTDVCDPWAGSYFMESLTDELEAEALAEMDKIKGMGGAVAAIESGYMPKAVAKSAYEKQKRIESQEDLVVGVNCYTSDLELEVTINREVEATYDPALMATCEERQKASLRELKRTRDGRTAASLLSSLRTHAKDENRNLMPDICDCVKNDCTLQEICDALREVFGEAQPVKL; this is encoded by the coding sequence ATGAAGGACAATCAAACCAAATGCGACTGCCGGGAAAAGAGGGAGCAGATAGCCAGGGAGGAAAAATCCTGGCGGGAAAATTTACTGGACAAACGCGTCAGCCAGTATAATCTGGAAAAGTCTCCCACCAGCTTTTACACGCCCAATGCCATACGGGATTTTGATTTTCTCGAGAAGGTCGGTTTTCCCGGCCAATATCCCTTTACCGCGGGAAACGCTCCTTTTGATTTCGCCAAAGCCAATGAAAAACTGGCGGCCCAGGCCAATTACAGGCCGGACTGGGGCGGCGCCAGGGGCGTGGGCAAGTACGGCGGGTTCGGCGCCGCCGCCGATTATCGCGATTATCTGAAACGCATGCATTCCATGGGGCGTTTCGGCGGCCCCAACATGGCCTTTGATTTGGTGACCCAGTGCGGTTACGACTCCGACTCTCCCATGGCGGAAGGCGAAGTGGGCCGGGTAGGGGTGGCCATCGACAGCTTTCGGGATTTTTGCGTCATCTACGAGCCCTACACCGGAGACCTTGAAATCGACAAGGTTCCCTCCAACTTCACCATAAACGCTCCCTGCGCAATCATCATCGCCATGTACGCAGAGCTTGCACGGTCCAGGGGCATCGACCCCGCCGCACTCCGGGGAACTCCCCAGAACGACATTTTAAAGGAGTTCATCGCCCGGGGAACGTATATTTATCCGGCCGGACCTTCCCTGCGCCTTTTCAGGGACGCCCTTCAGTTCATGCGCAAGCATATGCCCTTGCTGAACGTCAACAGCATCGGCGGCTACCACATCCGGGAGGCCGGGGCCACCCGCACCCAGGACCTGGCCTTTTCCCTGGCCAACGCAGCCGCCTACATCCAGGAAGGAATCAACGCGGGCCTGGACCCCAACGACTTTCTGACCAAATTCACGTTCAACGCCTTTGGCGGGTCCATGGAAATCTACAAGGAGATCGCCTTTCACAGGGCTTCCCGCCGGATGTACGCCCGCATGCTGAAAGAAGAATTCGGGGTGACCAACCCCAAGGCCATGACCATTCGCCAGCCCATCACCGCCCACATCGGGTGTTCGTCCACCACGCTGCAAAGAACCCTAAATAACTGGCCCAGGGCCGTGGTGGGAGGCGTGGCGGCGGGCATGACCGGCAGCCTGCCCGGGGTTTTCCCCCCGTGGGACGAGCCTTTAGGGCTGGGCCACAGCCAGGAGGCGGTGCAGATGCAGTTGGACGCCACGCGGATTCTCATGCATGAAACCGGCCTGACCGACGTGTGCGATCCCTGGGCGGGATCCTATTTCATGGAGTCCCTCACCGACGAACTGGAAGCCGAAGCCCTGGCTGAAATGGATAAGATCAAGGGCATGGGCGGCGCGGTGGCGGCCATTGAAAGCGGATACATGCCCAAGGCCGTGGCTAAAAGCGCCTACGAAAAGCAAAAACGCATTGAAAGCCAGGAGGATCTGGTGGTGGGCGTCAATTGCTACACCAGCGACCTGGAACTCGAAGTCACCATCAACCGGGAGGTGGAAGCCACCTACGATCCCGCCCTCATGGCCACCTGTGAAGAGCGGCAAAAGGCCTCTCTCCGGGAATTGAAAAGAACGCGCGACGGCAGGACGGCCGCAAGCCTTTTGTCCTCGCTCAGGACCCATGCCAAGGACGAAAACCGGAATTTGATGCCCGATATCTGCGACTGCGTGAAAAACGACTGCACGCTTCAGGAAATCTGCGACGCCCTGCGCGAGGTTTTTGGAGAGGCCCAGCCTGTCAAATTGTAA
- a CDS encoding glycyl-radical enzyme activating protein translates to MANACLITEIQRFAINDGPGFRTNVFLKGCPLKCVWCHNPETIDAKAQVFWKKRLCAQCGACMEACPTEAIQPPIDPVLAQSEGVDYYKIDLARCNHSMQCAAVCPYGALEITGKLLTVKEILDEVESDLPFYKNSGGGMTLSGGEPTAHPDFAEKLLAGAKARGLHTCLDTNGYCSWDILQRLLKYIDIVLFDLKHTDPEKHKQWTGVDNALIMKNLARLTQTGVETWVRIPVIPGFNDSIEDHQAAVEFLNGLPGKIHRVDLLPYHNWCQDKYGWLGLDWPLGRVEAMEPSLLEIPKEYYEMSGLKTTIGGSGFEDAK, encoded by the coding sequence ATGGCCAATGCCTGCTTGATTACGGAAATTCAGCGTTTTGCCATAAACGACGGTCCGGGATTCCGCACCAACGTCTTTTTAAAGGGCTGCCCCCTCAAGTGCGTCTGGTGCCACAACCCCGAAACCATTGACGCAAAAGCTCAGGTTTTCTGGAAAAAAAGGCTCTGCGCACAATGCGGCGCATGCATGGAAGCCTGTCCCACGGAGGCGATCCAGCCTCCCATCGACCCGGTTCTGGCCCAGTCGGAAGGCGTGGATTATTACAAAATCGACCTTGCCCGCTGCAATCATTCCATGCAATGCGCGGCGGTTTGCCCTTACGGCGCCCTGGAAATAACGGGCAAGCTCCTAACCGTGAAGGAAATCCTGGACGAAGTGGAGTCGGACCTGCCCTTTTACAAAAACTCCGGAGGCGGCATGACTCTTTCCGGCGGAGAACCCACGGCGCATCCGGACTTCGCTGAAAAGCTCCTGGCGGGCGCCAAGGCTCGGGGGCTTCACACCTGCCTGGACACCAACGGGTACTGTTCCTGGGACATTCTGCAGAGGCTCCTGAAATACATCGACATAGTCCTTTTCGACCTCAAGCACACGGACCCGGAAAAACACAAGCAATGGACCGGCGTGGATAACGCCTTGATTATGAAAAACCTCGCCCGCCTGACTCAAACCGGGGTGGAAACCTGGGTGCGAATCCCGGTGATCCCCGGCTTCAATGATTCCATCGAGGATCACCAGGCGGCCGTGGAGTTCCTGAACGGCCTTCCCGGAAAAATCCATCGGGTGGATTTGCTGCCGTACCACAACTGGTGCCAGGACAAATACGGGTGGCTGGGGCTGGATTGGCCCTTGGGGCGGGTGGAGGCCATGGAGCCCTCCCTGCTGGAAATTCCCAAGGAGTATTACGAAATGAGCGGCCTGAAAACCACCATCGGCGGCTCCGGCTTTGAAGACGCAAAGTAA
- a CDS encoding MarR family winged helix-turn-helix transcriptional regulator: MNRPLNEPVVFDNKIKEIVWLIRRLIQAEEMYTKELSRTYLVSGPQLACLMALYEKGSLSLSRLAAEIMVKSSTVTGIIDRLENKGLVIRSRTNKDRRVITVELTDKGRDMASDAPPPLQKQIIEGLENLPPQEVAEIVSSLSKLIHFIDEPPMSENGLAVSDELMDARPPEER, translated from the coding sequence ATGAATCGACCGTTAAACGAACCGGTTGTTTTTGATAACAAAATAAAAGAAATTGTTTGGCTCATCCGCCGCCTCATCCAGGCGGAGGAAATGTACACCAAGGAGCTCAGCCGCACCTATTTGGTCAGCGGCCCTCAGTTGGCATGCCTCATGGCCTTGTACGAAAAGGGCTCCCTGTCCCTGTCCCGGCTCGCCGCGGAAATCATGGTCAAGTCCAGCACGGTCACCGGCATTATCGACCGCCTGGAAAACAAAGGCCTGGTGATCCGCTCCCGGACCAACAAGGATCGCAGGGTGATCACCGTGGAACTCACGGATAAAGGCAGGGACATGGCCTCTGACGCCCCTCCCCCGCTCCAAAAGCAAATCATCGAAGGACTGGAAAATCTGCCCCCGCAGGAAGTGGCGGAGATTGTCTCCAGCTTGTCCAAGCTCATCCATTTTATCGACGAACCTCCCATGTCCGAAAACGGCTTGGCCGTGTCCGACGAGCTTATGGACGCCCGGCCTCCTGAAGAACGGTAA
- the meaB gene encoding methylmalonyl Co-A mutase-associated GTPase MeaB, whose translation MQASWETLLDGVKKGNERSLARIITLVENRENGWKDAMKRLYPLGGKAKIIGVTGSPGAGKSTLTNSIARELVSRGRTVGIIAVDPSSPFSGGALLGDRLRMRDAVNLPEIFIRSMATRGALGGLCQGARDVSRILDAFGKDVILIETVGVGQDEVEVVKTADIVMVVCVPGQGDGIQALKAGIMEIADLYVVNKADKEGADEVAADIGGMLDIASEGREPRPPILKTSAIHNLGVTELVDALVHGLDAGKNRAAWQAQRIKEEILSLLESEILNCLQDKWDRTGDLDKAIHRILKQQTDPYSAADSLLPLMREAFGIKETT comes from the coding sequence GTGCAAGCATCTTGGGAAACATTGTTGGATGGGGTGAAAAAGGGAAACGAACGCTCCCTGGCCCGCATCATCACCCTGGTGGAAAACCGGGAAAACGGCTGGAAGGACGCCATGAAACGTCTTTACCCCCTGGGGGGAAAGGCGAAAATCATTGGCGTCACCGGCAGCCCGGGCGCGGGCAAGAGCACCCTGACCAACTCCATAGCCAGGGAACTGGTTTCCCGGGGCCGAACCGTAGGGATTATCGCAGTGGACCCCTCCTCCCCCTTTTCCGGAGGCGCCCTCCTGGGGGACAGGCTGCGCATGCGCGATGCCGTCAATCTGCCGGAAATATTCATCCGCTCCATGGCCACCAGAGGCGCTTTGGGCGGCCTGTGCCAGGGCGCCCGCGACGTCAGCAGGATTCTGGACGCTTTCGGCAAGGACGTGATTCTCATTGAAACCGTGGGAGTCGGCCAGGACGAGGTGGAAGTCGTCAAGACCGCCGACATCGTCATGGTGGTTTGCGTTCCGGGCCAGGGAGACGGCATTCAGGCCCTGAAAGCCGGAATCATGGAAATCGCCGACCTGTACGTGGTGAACAAGGCCGACAAGGAAGGCGCGGACGAAGTGGCGGCGGATATCGGGGGCATGCTGGACATTGCTTCCGAAGGCCGCGAGCCCAGGCCGCCGATCCTGAAAACCTCCGCCATCCATAATCTTGGCGTAACGGAGTTGGTGGACGCCCTGGTCCATGGCTTGGATGCGGGAAAAAATCGGGCGGCCTGGCAAGCCCAGCGGATCAAGGAGGAAATCCTCTCCCTCCTGGAAAGCGAAATCCTGAATTGTCTGCAAGACAAATGGGATCGCACCGGAGACCTGGACAAGGCAATCCATCGAATTTTGAAACAGCAAACCGATCCGTATTCCGCGGCCGACTCCCTGCTGCCCCTGATGCGGGAGGCTTTTGGAATCAAGGAGACCACATGA